In Caulobacter sp. X, the sequence ACCTGCATCCTGATGGCCCACGAGCATCCGGACAAGCTGCACACGGTCGGCCGTCCCGCGCCCGGCCACGACATCCGCCTGATCGACGAGGATGGCGTCCAGGTCGGCCCCGGCGTGGTCGGCGAGATCGTCGGCCGCTCGGCCTCGATGATGAACGGCTATCATGGCCGCGCCGACAAGACGGCCGAGGCGACCTGGATCTCGCCCGAGGGCTGGACCTTCATCCGCACCGGCGACGTCGGCCGGTTCGACGAGGACGGCTTCCTGACGCTGATGGATCGCAAGAAGGACATGATCATCAGCGGCGGCTTCAACATCTATCCGTCCGACCTGGAGGCGGTGCTGGCCACCCATCCGGCGGTGGTCGAGGCCGCCGTGGTCGGCGTGCCCTCCGACGCCTGGGGCGAGACGCCCGTGGCCTTCGTCGCGGTGCGTGGAGACGTCGAGCCGGAGGCCATCCGGACCTTCGTCAACGACAAGGTCGGCAAGACCCAAAGGCTGGCGGAGGTTCGTTTCGTCGACGCCCTGCCGCGTAGCCATATCGGCAAGGTCCTGAAGCGCGAACTGCGCGAAACCTGGCAGAAATCGCCTAGCTGATAGACAAATTTGCCGCGACGGCGCGCCGCATTAGGGGCGGCGGAATCGCTGGATACCTTTGCTTAACCATAAGGCGCGGCCCCATGGGTCGCCTGGTTCTTAGCGGATCCAAGTTCACGCCATGCTGCCCAAGCCCTTCGCCGCCTCGACCCTGTCCTCGCCCGTTCTGGACCACGCTTCGGTGGGTCTTGAGCCGGTGGATTTCGACGCGGTCGCCAAGGCCTTGGGCGCGCGCGGCTACGCCTCCGATCTTGAACAGCGCCTGGCCAGCCGTTTCGCGCGTCCCGTCCGCGCCCGCGCCTTCACCGACCGGACGACGACCGTCGCGGCGGCGCTGAAGGCCCTGGGCGTGCGGCCCGGCGGCGTCTGCGTGGTTTCGGCGCTGGCCGATCTGGAGACCCTGGCCGGCGTGGCCGCGGCCGGCCTGACGGCCTGGCTGGTCGACGTCGATCCGTTCAGCGCCATGTTCGACACCCGCCACCTGCGCGAGCGCCTGCCCCACGCGCCGGGCCCGCTGGAAGCCATCGTCCCCGCCGCCGCCCACGGCCGCGCGCCCGACATGCGCGCCTGGGCCGCCTTCCGCGACGAGACCGGCCTGCCGGTGCTGGTCGACGCCTTCGGCGCCTTCGACGTGATGATCGAGGCCCCCGTGCCGGTGCTGATCGGCCTGCCCAGCGGCGAGGGCGTGTTCGTCGCCTGCGAGGACGCCACGCCGGTCAACGCCATCGAGGCCCGCCCCTTCGTCGGCGACGACGGCGTGGCCGCCTGGGCCCGCCTGCGCCACCGCCTGTGCGCCACGGCCCAGCAGCTGCGGGTGCTGCTGCTGGACAGCGGCGTCAGTTTCCAGCCGGGCTGGGGCATGAG encodes:
- a CDS encoding DegT/DnrJ/EryC1/StrS family aminotransferase, which produces MLPKPFAASTLSSPVLDHASVGLEPVDFDAVAKALGARGYASDLEQRLASRFARPVRARAFTDRTTTVAAALKALGVRPGGVCVVSALADLETLAGVAAAGLTAWLVDVDPFSAMFDTRHLRERLPHAPGPLEAIVPAAAHGRAPDMRAWAAFRDETGLPVLVDAFGAFDVMIEAPVPVLIGLPSGEGVFVACEDATPVNAIEARPFVGDDGVAAWARLRHRLCATAQQLRVLLLDSGVSFQPGWGMSWISPTCALTLPGDDAGTVAWKLRQAGVPASCAVRDLTVKADDTPTADHIAASTVMIELDPGLDIEGLDRLCDALREALA